Proteins encoded within one genomic window of Humulus lupulus chromosome 1, drHumLupu1.1, whole genome shotgun sequence:
- the LOC133833527 gene encoding uncharacterized protein LOC133833527 — protein MAEAKYTEQLEAAEKKNVELLEQKTKLAEELKHHQATLIKAIETKEKYKEASLLNFKEASKLQDDLVISKKETEGLEERIKELEETNASNLERYKGATFKCFYVFWKHNREVDFNYLSERMRQSELNRCLVRLEEEERAKIPASPEISLATSIDGAEEEIGAFVD, from the coding sequence ATGGCTGAGGCAAAATACACTGAGCAGCTCGAGGCAGCCGAGAAGAAAAACGTTGAGCTGCTCGAACAGAAGACCAAACTggctgaagagctgaaacatcaCCAGGCTACTTTGATCAAAGCCATTGAAActaaagagaagtacaaggaggcttctTTGCTTAATTTTAAGGAAGCCTCTAAGCTTCAAGATGATCTGGTCATCAGCAAAAAGGAGACTGAGGGGTTGGAGGAAcgcatcaaagagctcgaggagaccaatgccaGTAACCTAGAGAGGTACAAGGGAGCCACTTTCAAATGCTTCTATGTGTTTTGGAAGCATAACCGTGAGGTGGACTTCAACTATCTCTCAGAGCGTATGAGGCAGTCTGAGCTAAATAGATGTCTTGTTcgccttgaagaggaggagagagcAAAAATTCCAGCCTcccctgaaatctccttggctacGAGCATCGATGGCGCAGAAGAGGAAATTGGGGCCTTCGTCGACTAG